The Pectobacterium wasabiae CFBP 3304 DNA segment CAACAGTCAGGTACTCGGGAAAAAGAAATTCAGCCAGTTCGTGATGATCGACAGCCCGAATGACCCACGCGGCATTGATGTTGCCTGCTTGACGCGTTATCGAATCGCCCAGCTACGCACCCATATTTTTGACGCCGGAAAGCAGTTTGACCCCGTATTTAGCCGTGATTGTCTCGAAGTCACGTTGGATGCTGGCCTCAAACAGCCAATTTATATCCTGTGCAACCATTTCAAAAGCCAAAGCGGCCAAACAGAGCAAGAACGACAGCGTGGGGCGCAGAAGCGCCGTGACCAATCCGAACGTGTCGCAGAGATTGTCAAACAGACTTACGATCTCAAGAAGGATTACGTGGTGATTCTTGGCGATTTGAACGAGGATTCGTCAAACCCCTGGCAAAGTTTGGCTCCGCTGTTTTCTCTGTCGGATTTGCATCCCGTTATTGACCCTGAGCGCCCAGAAAAAGAGCGTTATACCTACTATTTTGCTGGTGGCAAGAAAGGTGCTCGGTTAAATCAACTGGACTACATATTCTTGTCCGCGCCGTTGCATCAGGCGGTGGTGGGTTGGGGCGTCGAGCGTCGAGGCATTTATAATATCGACAAGATTGCTGCCAAAGAGGGCGCAGAACCCGTTACGCCGCTACCCGAAGTCACTTCATGGGACACAGCTGCGTCCGACCATGCGGCACTCTGGGTGGAAGTGGATATTACCTGATGGCCTCTTTACGGCTATGATGGTGTGAGAAAACAGAGCAATCATAGCCTTATATGAGGAAGCTGATGAGGCATAAACAAGGATTGGAAAACTACCCAGATGCGCTGCGCTGGTCGTTCGGCGACAGCCCCGAGCTGGCGGATGAATTGCTGCAACTGGTACTGGAAGGGCATAAAACCGCAACCTGTAGCTCGTATCACTCGTTCAAAAATGAGGAAACGCCACAGGTCGGCGATTACAACATTGTTCTGGACGGTGCAGGACAACCCTCATGCGTGATTCGGACACGCTCGTTAACGCTGGTGCGTTACTGCGACGTCACCGCTGAAATGGCGGCGAAAGAGGGCGAAGGAGATGAAAGCTTGGCTTTCTGGCGCGAAGGCCATCAGCGGTATTTTGAAAGAGAAGGCAGCTTCGCCCCAGATATGCTGCTGGTGTTTGAAGAGTTTGAGCTAATTGAGGTGTTTTGATAGTGGGTTAGCGACTGATAAGCCCGACTGTGTTTGGTCGTCGGGAGCGACTGAATTTAGCAATCGGGTACTTGCATGAGCCGACGTTAACCATTTCAGCTCATAGTCACAATAATGTCTTTTGAGATGTCTATCAAAGCCGTAGTGACTCAGTTGGAGTTTGTAGCTCGTGATACACTTTCCTCCCATAGTGGAGGATAAAATGTTTAGCAAGATCGGCTTATTGTGTTTGTCTGCGTTAATACCATTTACGTCGTATGCAGAAAAAGGGACGTTTGAATTTTCGGTTGGAACCCAAAATCATATCTTCGATTCTCCGTGCATAGAGTCCATTCAGTATGTGAAACGTGATGAAACGGGCTCAGATAGCTTGGGTATTCACCTTACTGATAGATGTGGGGATAGATTGGGGAAAATTACTCATGAGAACATGGGAAGAAAATTAACTATCTCATATTTGGGTAACGAACTCTCCACAGCAATGATCGTGCAGCGACTGAAAAGTAACTTCAGAATTAGTACAAAAGACACACCAAGAGTGGTTTTAATGCGAGTTATCGATGACTACAACGTATCTCTTGAGTGATTTGAATGCCGCAACAATGGGTCAGAAAGGATAAATTTAATCTTTCTGCGACTGATGTGACGTATAGGTAGGTCCTCAAGTTGATCGTGGCTATCCTGATATTGGCGCAGAATACGTCTGGGGTGAGTAGTTGAAATACAAGAAAAGCATATTCCGATGAAAACAATCGAAGAACTGAGGGCGGAACTCCTTAAAATAGGCCAACAGCTTGGCGGTGGGGTAAGGCCAAATTATTACTTCTTTATCCCTGATAAACCTGATGGTCTTGCTACTCCGTATCTGGAGATTCATGGTGAGGAATACCATTTTATCGTCAGTGAAAGAGGTATAGAAAGGGAGCGTAATGTGACTCTCAGTGATGAAGACATCCTTTATTGGTTCACTGACTGCGGTGTCCGTGGTATGGCTTCAAGCTATGCGGCTTTGAATAGTTCCCCAGACAGAACGTTCAGGGATGTATATTTCCGAAGACAGTATCATTTAATGTTTTCCATCAAGCCCGAATGGGCTACAAGAAAGCACAAGGAATTTGCGGCGATCCTCAAGTTATAACGGTTAAAATTTATTCCCATATGCATTTGGATTATTAATGCTCATTAATTATTTCTTGCCCATCTGTCCTGATCCCTCGATAAGCAACATGCCATAAATTTACAGTAATGTCCGCTTCTGAATGCTGAACTGGCTGTTAGAGTAAGTTTAAGTCAGCACTTACGCTACCTGTAACACCAGTCAGCCTTTGGATTCTTCTTTGGGCTGTTTGTTTTCGCCCCATCTCGCAGATACCACAGCTCAGGCTGCTGCCTAAATAGAAGGCAAAGAAAAAGGCGCTTAACCCAAGAGGTAAAGCGCCTTTTTTCAAATGCTTAACTGATTAGTATCAGTTCATGCCGTATTTTTTCAATTTCTTACGCAGAGTACCACGGTTGATGCCCATCATCAGGGCTGCGCGGGTTTGGTTACCGCGGGTGTATTGCATCACCATGTCCAACAGTGGCTGTTCAACTTCAGCCAGTACCAGCTCATACAGGTCACTTACATCCTGACCGTTCAATTGAGCAAAATAGTTCTTCAGTGCCTGTTTAACCGAGTCGCGCAGGGGTTTTTGGGTTACCTGAGCCTGAGAGTTTACAGTGGAAACGGTCAGTACGTCAGAATTCACGCGTTGTTCGAACATAGTTCTGTCAGCTCTTTTTCTGTTTACGCAAGATTTTCAAAATATGCCTTCAACGCCTCCAGCTGCTCGCTGGCATCCTCAATGGCGTTGAATGTGCGCCTAAACTGGTCGTTTGGGGCGTGCTCCTGGAGATACCAAGATACGTGCTTACGAGCGATACGAAATCCCTTGCCTGGACCATAAAAGTCGTGCAATTCCCGTATGTGCTCGATCAACAAGCGCTTGACCTCTACCAAAGGCAGTGGTGCCAGCAACTCCCCTGTGTCCAGATAATGCTGGATTTCCCGAAAGATCCAGGGTCTTCCCTGAGCGGCTCGTCCTATCATCAGGGCGTCAGCCCCAGTGTAGTCAAGAACCGCCCTGGCTTTATGCGGGTCTGTAATGTCGCCATTCGCAATAATAGGAATGGAAACGGCCTGCTTAACTGCCCGAATGCTGTCGTATTCGGCGAAACCATTGAACAGGCACGCACGAGTGCGTCCGTGAATAGTTAACGCCTGAATGCCACAGTCTTCAGCCAATTTGGCAATTTCTACACAGTTGCGGTGCTCTGGTGCCCAACCGGTACGGATCTTCAGTGTTACCGGTACGTCTACCGCTTTCACTACCGTAGAGAGGATCTGTTTGACCAAATCCGGATACTGCAACAACGCAGATCCTGCCATCTTGCGGTTCACCTTCTTCGCCGGGCAGCCCATATTGATGTCAATGATCTGCGCGCCGGAATCAGCGTTGATTCTCGCTGCCGCCGCCATCTCATCGGGGTCACAACCGGCAATCTGCACGGCCCTGATACCCGGTTCATCACTATGTACCATTCGCAAACGCGACTTGTCTGAACGCCACACTTCCGGATTGGAAGACAGCATTTCAGACACGGTCATTCCAGCGCCCATCGCATGACAGAGTGCTCTAAATGGGCGATCGCTAATACCAGCCATTGGGGCTGCTATCAAACGATTGGTAAGCTGAAATTGTCCAATGTGCATAGACAAAAATTGACCATACTGTGCCTGCAAGGGCGCGTATATTACGCATTTTTTACGTCAGATGAAAGGCCAAACTTTGACCAATTTACGGCTATCGATCAATGAAAATGCAGTTCGTAGCGGCATATGAAAATATTATTCATATTTAACAATATGTTATGTTTTTGTGTCGATTTTTTGCTCTGTAAAATATTCATCTGCTTACAGAATTTTATCTGTAAGCGTGGTCGTTTTTACTGGAGATACAACAGGCTAGCAATGTTTTATCAGTGAAATGCGTTGGTTAATGTGGCAAAAAAGGGCACCAATTTAGCTGAGGCTGGTTGGCAAATGCTCTGACCAGCCTCGCGGAGTGGCTTAATGGATGATGATTCGACCATTAAGCGGCTGTATGGGGCGATTATTAGCGTGGTGCATGACCGCGCTGAACTGGCTTATTTGTTCAGCAGAGGCGGTAACGGGATGATCCAGCACCAGCCAGCGGATGCCTTCTGAGCACGGTGGCGTAGTGAGTGACCCACTGAATCGATAGTAGTTTAATGACGTCGGTAACAAAGCCTGAATGGCAATCGGCGTGCGTACGTCCTCCGCCTGATCGACGCGAGCCGGAATCTGCTGCCATGCCGTGGCTAGCTGTGGATTGGCTGCTCCCTCCTGAAACATCAGCGCAATAACGGTGAGCGCGCCATCCGCGTTTTTATAGACAAAGTGGCCTTCCAATGGAAATTGTTTACCATCAATTTCATTTTCACTCGGTGCGTGAAAGTGGAATTGCTGCAAGGCGAATGTCTCGTTATCCAGCAGCAGCGTATTTCCTGAACTGACGTTAACCTGAATGGTATGTCCGTTGTTGATAATCTGCTGTGTCCCAGACTGGAAAGCCAACTGTAAGGGCTCATGCTGGGTGCTTAGTGCTTGCCGGATATTGACTGGAGATTGATTTTTCCCCGTTTCACACAGCGAGAAGTCCGGGGAGAGTTTTCCCCAGTGCGCCGGATCGCCGTCGCCTTCGTAGCCCCAGTGAACCGAATCTGCCGCCGATGCGGAAAAGCAGACCGACAGCATAAATGCGATAGAGAGTTTACCTTTCATTTTTCATCCCTTAAAAATAATGATACGGCATCGTTGAGTGCTGAGCGTAGGTGATGCGCTCGGTCACTTGCCAGCCAGCATAATACGTCAGCTTATCGGGATAAATCATGAGGTATAACAAGAAGGAGCTCCGCCCGCCGTTGCGTACACGGTGGGCGGGACTAGCGGGATAACGTTATTACGATGCGCGGCGTTGGCCGGTAATACGACACCATTCTTCGCGTTCAGCGACGGGATCGAGCGTGAACTTGTCTGCGTAGGCTTCTGCGACGCCATCGGCCTGTGTGGACAGTACGCCGGACAGGCCGAGGTGACCGCCAGCTTTTGGCAGATCGCTAATCAGCGGTGCCAGTTCGCGCAGTGGGCCAGCGAGGATGTTGGCGACGACGACATCGGCAGACAGGTCAGCAGGTTGGTCTTTCGGCAGATAAAGCTCAAGACGCTCAGAAACGCCGTTGCGTTGTGCGTTGTCGCGGCTGGCCTGAATCGCCTGTGGATCGATATCAATCCCGATGGCGCGTGCTGCACCCAGTTTCAGGGCGGCAATCGCCAGAATGCCGGAGCCGCAGCCGAAATCGATGATGGTTTTCCCTTCCAGATCCAGCCCATCGAGCCATTGCAGGCACAGTGACGTCGTTGGGTGGGTGCCAGTACCGAACGCCAGGCCGGGATCGAGCATGACGTTGACGGCGTTCGGGTCAGGAATTTCACGCCAACTTGGGCAAATCCATAGACGTTTTCCGAACTGCATCGGGTGGAAGTTATCCATCCACTCGCGTTCCCAGTCTTTGTCTTCCAACTGTTCGATCTTGTGCTTAAATCCCACGCCCAGCAGCGGATCTTGCTCCAATATGGCGATAACCGCGTCCATGTCGGTTTCAGCATCGTACAGCGCAATCGCGTCGGTATCGCCCCATAGGCGGGTCTCGCCCGGCAGCGGTTCAAACACGGGAGTATCGTGCGTATCCTGAAACGTAACGGATATCGCACCGCTTTCTATCATGGTGTCACCCAGTTGTTCAGCAACCTTTCCTGAGGTGTTTATTTTCAGTTGAATCCACGGCATAGCAGTCTCTATTACATTTAAAGTGAAGATGAAGCGGCAACCGGCGCTGGTGGATTATGACCAAAGCGATTGCCAATAATAAACGCCATCAGGCTGAGCAACAGCGATGGCACAATAGGGTGGTATCCAGCCAACTGAAGATTGAAGCTGGCTAGTAAGGTATAGCAAATCGCCCCGGTGAACATGGCGCTAAGTGCACCCGCAGCGTTCGCGCGTTCCCAATACAGGCCCAGCACCAGCGGCCATAGGAACACCGCTTCCAGCCCGCCAAACGCCAGCAGATTCAGCCAGATGATCATCTCCGGCGGCCGTAAGGAGGCTAGCAGCACCAACAGGCCCAATAGCAAGGTTGTCATGCTGGACAGGATCTTGATGCGACGTTCGTTATGGATCTGCTCTGGGCGGACGCTGAGATAGAGATCCTTGACGATCGTGGCAGAGGCCTGAAGCAAATGCGCATTAATGTTGGACATGATAGCGGCCATTGGCGCGGCGAGAAAGATCCCTGCAGCCAGTGGCGGCAGCACGGTGACCATCAACGCGGGTAGAACCTGATCGGGGATCGTCAGATTTGGCATAACGGCGCGCCCTAGCGCACCAGCCAGATGCATGCCGAGCATCAGAATACCGATGACGATCGTACCGATAATAATTCCACGGTGTAACGCTTTGCTGTCACGATAAGAGATACAGCGAACGGCGGTGTTCGGCAGCCCGATGACGCCGAAGCAGACCAGCACCCAGAATGAGGCCATAAACGGCATCGACAGAATGCCGCCGCTGCCCTGTGGCGATACCAGCATCGGGTCGATCTGTTGCAACTTATCCACCGCGCTGTGCAAACCACCAGCGGCATAAATCACGCCGATCAGCAGGATGACGGTACCAATCAACATCACGATGCCCTGCATAGCATCATTGAGCACGCTGGCGCGGAAGCCGCCAAATGTGGTGTACAGCGCGATGGTAACGCCGAAAATCAGCAGGCCGATGTCGTAAGGAATGTTCGCGGCGGTTTCGAGCAGACGCGCGCCGCCGATGAACTGCACGGCCATGGCACCGATAAACGCGACCAGCAGGCTGATGCTGGCGAACCACACCAGCAGCGGGCTGTTATAGCGGGCATACAACATGTCATTCAACGTGATGGCGTTGTAGCGCCGAGCCAGAATAGCGAACTTTTTCCCCAGAATGCCGAGCGACAGCAGCATTGTGGGAAGCTGGATCATCGAAAGCAGCACCCAGCCCAGTCCATATTTATAGGCAGCGCCCGGCCCACCGATAAAAGAACTGGCGCTAACGTAGGTGCCGATCAACGTCATCGCTAGCACAAACCCGCCCATTGAGCGGCCACCAAGGAAATACTCGTTCAAAAAATTACCCGCTTGACGGCGGCGATACGCGTAGACCGACAGCCCGAAGACCAGCAGTAAATAGCCAATCAGCGGCAATAAAATTTCAATTTGCATCGTCACTCTCCAGTGAGATATCGCGGAAAATAACGCGCACCATCAGCCAGCACAGCAGCGTAAACACGAGCGGTAGCAGCAGGCAGGCCATCTCAAACCAGTGTGGAAGACCCGTTATCCCTTGTGTGTTGTCAGGCAAATAGGCGGCAAGCGCCCAGGCCACTAAATAAACCAGCGTCAGGCCAAAAGCCCAGCGGGCCTCTTTATGCGCCTGAGGAAAGCGTGTATCCATGTTTTTCTCCACCGTAAATGGGAGCATAGGTATTGTTATTAGCGTCGTGACGACGAAAGCGGGAATTTTACGGCATGTGTGCCAATTGACTAGTAAGAATTACGTCATAAGTGCAAAAGCCAGCAGCAGGGTACTCAGTAGTTGGTGAAAAAAACGCTTTGTCAGGGTGTGTCAAAAAGCCGTGTGACGTGGCACATCGTCGTTTAAGCATCGAGATACACGGGGCGGCCACATAGGATTCACCAGCCCAACGGGAACCTCCTCCTGTGTTTCCCCTAACAACGGACTTAAGTGACAAATATTAGGCATGCCACTTCCTTATTTCGACAACATCATCGATCGATATGGGCGAATATAGGAAATATCTCGCCATGAAATAACTCTAATTGGGTATGTGATTTGTTAATGTTGAGGTAATTGGCGAATGATGGAAGTCGCATCGCATAATTTTCTCGGGGAAAAGCATACTATGCCGCTATTATTTCACCCTCTGATACGACAACGCCGAATATTGATGATGCGCAAGCGAAATAATAGTGGTGTCAACCCTATTGACGGTGTCGCGCATCATGTTGCTTATGTATCGGTGGATATAAAAATCCGACAATTCATCACATCGTGGCTTTCCGCTATCTGTGTGATGTCGCGTCTACTGCCTATGTTAAAGATGAACCAAAAGGAGTCGTTATGTCAGTTTCAGCAAGAAATCAGCTTTCGGGTGTTGTGTCTTCTATTATTGAGGGCGCGGTAAACAATGAGGTCGAATTGACCCTGGAGAGCGGGGATAAGTTAACGACAGTCATTACGCGAACTAGCTGTAATTCTATGGCGTTGGCTGTCGGCAAGCCTGCCATCGCGCTGGTGAAAGCACCTTGGGTGATTTTGGCATCGGCCGAATGTGGTTTGAATTTTTCTGCCCGCAACCAGTTTCACGGCAAGGTGAGTTCCGTCACTAAAGGTGCCGTAAACTCGACGGTGCAACTGGTTACTGTCGGTGGATTGACGCTGACATCAACCATCACCAATGAAAGCACGGAAGATATGCAGATTGAGGTAGGCAATGAATTGATTGCATTGGTGAAGGCTTCCAGCATTATTCTGGCTACCCGGAAATAATTGCCGCTTTCTTGCGAAAATCATATCACGCTTAGCCGATAAACTACCGACGGATACGGGTTTATCGGCTTATTCTTTTCCGCAGATTATTTCCCCCTTCTTTCCCATTCCCTTTATGAATTGATAAAACGCATCGCATTTATTGTTCTGATTATCAACATCGGGTATCACCGGAAATGTGATCCGAGTGATTGACCCCGAAATTTGTGTGTGGATAATAACGATATATAAAAAAATATATAGCGTTATTATTTAACTCTGGGATCACCATGGGAATGAACAGACGGGCATTTTTGTCGTATCTGGCGGCACTTTCTGCTTTACCTCTTTTACCCGCTTCTTTTGCGTATGCATTTGACCGGATTGCTGGGCGGTTTGGCCAGATTCCTGCACCTTCTGATATTCGGCGTGTGATCAGCGCGGGGCCCCCTGCGGATATGCTGCTACTGGCGCTGGCACCGGAAAAGCTGCTGGGTTTTTCATCATTTGATCTGTCGGGTGAGTCGGGGGCGCTATTTTCTGAAACCGTCCGCCGATTGCCGCGTTTAGGACGCTTATCGGGCCGAGCGAGTACGTTATCGCTGGAAAAACTACTGGCGCTGAACCCCGATATCATCATTGATTGCGGAAGTGCTGATGAAACCTATCGCTCATTGGCGCAGAGAACCTCGCAGCAGACTGGCGTGCCTTACGTGCTGGTGGATGGCGGCCTTCAGGATACGCCTGCGCAACTCAGGCAGGTGGGGCAACTATTGAATGTCACGACGCGTGCGGAGCAGCAGGCGCAGTTTGCCGAGTCTATTTTGCAGCGTGCGAACGCTTATCGTGTTAACGCTCAGGCTGAGAAACCGCGCTTTTATTTCGCTCGTGGCGCGCTGGGGTTGGAAACGGGATTGCGTGGCTCGCTTCATACCGAAGCGGTAGAACTGCTGGGTTTTGAGAATGCCGCGACGGCTGGGGAATTAAACACGCTGACTCAGGTGTCGATGGAGCACATTCTGACGTGGAACCCGGAGGTTATCATTACGCAGGATGTGCAGAGCTATCAGCACATTACGCGTTCGGAGCAGTGGCAAGGCGTAGACGCGGTGGCGCGGCAGCGCGTTATCCTGATGTCTGGTCTGCCGTTTGGCTGGCTGGATGCGCCGCCTGGCCTAAACCGGCTGCTGGGGTTATGTCGTTTACAAAGCCATTTTGACCCTGCTACCGCTCAGCAACTCAAAAGTGATACCCGAGCATTTTTCCACCTGTTTTACCATACCGATCTGAATGATGCGCAGCTTGAGCAACTGTTGAGAGTGGCATGAAAATTCATACCTTCATCCTGTTACTGGGGATCCTGCTTATCAGTAGTGCGTTGCTTGCGTTAGTGGTCGGTCACTATTCCCTCTCAGTGCATGAAATCCTACAGATTATCGCTGCACCGCAGGGAACGGCATCGATCGAACCCCGCAAAGCGACCGTGTTTTGGAACATCCGCGTGCCGCGTATGCTGGCGGCGATGCTTATCGGTGCTGGGTTAGCCGCCGCTGGTGCGGCCTATCAGGGCATGTTCCGTAACCCGTTGGTCTCGCCGGATATTCTTGGCGTCTCTGCGGGGGCCGGCGTGGGGGCGACATTCGGGATTTTCCTCGGCTTACCTATGCTGTTTATTCAGCTTCTGGCGTTTGCTGGCGGGTTGGGGGCGGTGACGCTGGTTTGCCTGATTGCTCGTATGGCGAAGCGGCACGATCCCGTATTAGCATTGGTGTTGGTCGGCATGGCGATCGGTGCATTAGGCGGCGCGGCGATCGCGCTGATCAAGATCCTGGCCGATCCCTATACTCAATTACCATCGATTACCTTCTGGCTATTGGGCGGACTCTCCGCCACTACCGTTCAAGACTTAAAGGTTGCCGCGATACTGATTGTGCTTGGCCTGATGCCACTCATTCTGTTGCGCTGGCGTATGAATCTGTTGAGCCTGCCGGATGAAGAAGCCCGCACGCTGGGAGTGAATATTCGTTATACCCGGCTGCTATTCATTTTGGCGGCGACGTTAATTACCGCCAGTGCCGTGTCGATCGCGGGGATCATTGGATGGATCGGGCTGGTGGTGCCGCACATTTGTCGCCTGATTGTTGGCGACAACTTCAATCGGCTATTGCCCGTTTCTATTGCCGTCGGGGCGCTGCTGTTGTTACTCACCGATAC contains these protein-coding regions:
- a CDS encoding endonuclease/exonuclease/phosphatase family protein, coding for MKIRIASYNVENLFHRTAILNLPDSQQIDALLEQVRQLQQLLEQPRYDDALKDQVFRLSIALRPYIDIRTDAGTLGRWKKEEAGTGFRINKSCRGRGDWIGEIVFKSQEFSSQQRKNTGKIINLLNADILCAVEVENMDVLRDFNSQVLGKKKFSQFVMIDSPNDPRGIDVACLTRYRIAQLRTHIFDAGKQFDPVFSRDCLEVTLDAGLKQPIYILCNHFKSQSGQTEQERQRGAQKRRDQSERVAEIVKQTYDLKKDYVVILGDLNEDSSNPWQSLAPLFSLSDLHPVIDPERPEKERYTYYFAGGKKGARLNQLDYIFLSAPLHQAVVGWGVERRGIYNIDKIAAKEGAEPVTPLPEVTSWDTAASDHAALWVEVDIT
- a CDS encoding ASCH domain-containing protein; translated protein: MRHKQGLENYPDALRWSFGDSPELADELLQLVLEGHKTATCSSYHSFKNEETPQVGDYNIVLDGAGQPSCVIRTRSLTLVRYCDVTAEMAAKEGEGDESLAFWREGHQRYFEREGSFAPDMLLVFEEFELIEVF
- a CDS encoding Imm63 family immunity protein; this encodes MKTIEELRAELLKIGQQLGGGVRPNYYFFIPDKPDGLATPYLEIHGEEYHFIVSERGIERERNVTLSDEDILYWFTDCGVRGMASSYAALNSSPDRTFRDVYFRRQYHLMFSIKPEWATRKHKEFAAILKL
- the fis gene encoding DNA-binding transcriptional regulator Fis; the protein is MFEQRVNSDVLTVSTVNSQAQVTQKPLRDSVKQALKNYFAQLNGQDVSDLYELVLAEVEQPLLDMVMQYTRGNQTRAALMMGINRGTLRKKLKKYGMN
- the dusB gene encoding tRNA dihydrouridine synthase DusB; the encoded protein is MHIGQFQLTNRLIAAPMAGISDRPFRALCHAMGAGMTVSEMLSSNPEVWRSDKSRLRMVHSDEPGIRAVQIAGCDPDEMAAAARINADSGAQIIDINMGCPAKKVNRKMAGSALLQYPDLVKQILSTVVKAVDVPVTLKIRTGWAPEHRNCVEIAKLAEDCGIQALTIHGRTRACLFNGFAEYDSIRAVKQAVSIPIIANGDITDPHKARAVLDYTGADALMIGRAAQGRPWIFREIQHYLDTGELLAPLPLVEVKRLLIEHIRELHDFYGPGKGFRIARKHVSWYLQEHAPNDQFRRTFNAIEDASEQLEALKAYFENLA
- a CDS encoding carbonic anhydrase; protein product: MKGKLSIAFMLSVCFSASAADSVHWGYEGDGDPAHWGKLSPDFSLCETGKNQSPVNIRQALSTQHEPLQLAFQSGTQQIINNGHTIQVNVSSGNTLLLDNETFALQQFHFHAPSENEIDGKQFPLEGHFVYKNADGALTVIALMFQEGAANPQLATAWQQIPARVDQAEDVRTPIAIQALLPTSLNYYRFSGSLTTPPCSEGIRWLVLDHPVTASAEQISQFSAVMHHANNRPIQPLNGRIIIH
- the prmA gene encoding 50S ribosomal protein L11 methyltransferase, with product MPWIQLKINTSGKVAEQLGDTMIESGAISVTFQDTHDTPVFEPLPGETRLWGDTDAIALYDAETDMDAVIAILEQDPLLGVGFKHKIEQLEDKDWEREWMDNFHPMQFGKRLWICPSWREIPDPNAVNVMLDPGLAFGTGTHPTTSLCLQWLDGLDLEGKTIIDFGCGSGILAIAALKLGAARAIGIDIDPQAIQASRDNAQRNGVSERLELYLPKDQPADLSADVVVANILAGPLRELAPLISDLPKAGGHLGLSGVLSTQADGVAEAYADKFTLDPVAEREEWCRITGQRRAS
- the panF gene encoding sodium/pantothenate symporter; this encodes MQIEILLPLIGYLLLVFGLSVYAYRRRQAGNFLNEYFLGGRSMGGFVLAMTLIGTYVSASSFIGGPGAAYKYGLGWVLLSMIQLPTMLLSLGILGKKFAILARRYNAITLNDMLYARYNSPLLVWFASISLLVAFIGAMAVQFIGGARLLETAANIPYDIGLLIFGVTIALYTTFGGFRASVLNDAMQGIVMLIGTVILLIGVIYAAGGLHSAVDKLQQIDPMLVSPQGSGGILSMPFMASFWVLVCFGVIGLPNTAVRCISYRDSKALHRGIIIGTIVIGILMLGMHLAGALGRAVMPNLTIPDQVLPALMVTVLPPLAAGIFLAAPMAAIMSNINAHLLQASATIVKDLYLSVRPEQIHNERRIKILSSMTTLLLGLLVLLASLRPPEMIIWLNLLAFGGLEAVFLWPLVLGLYWERANAAGALSAMFTGAICYTLLASFNLQLAGYHPIVPSLLLSLMAFIIGNRFGHNPPAPVAASSSL
- a CDS encoding YhdT family protein → MDTRFPQAHKEARWAFGLTLVYLVAWALAAYLPDNTQGITGLPHWFEMACLLLPLVFTLLCWLMVRVIFRDISLESDDAN
- a CDS encoding TOBE domain-containing protein, which produces MSVSARNQLSGVVSSIIEGAVNNEVELTLESGDKLTTVITRTSCNSMALAVGKPAIALVKAPWVILASAECGLNFSARNQFHGKVSSVTKGAVNSTVQLVTVGGLTLTSTITNESTEDMQIEVGNELIALVKASSIILATRK
- a CDS encoding iron ABC transporter substrate-binding protein; translation: MGMNRRAFLSYLAALSALPLLPASFAYAFDRIAGRFGQIPAPSDIRRVISAGPPADMLLLALAPEKLLGFSSFDLSGESGALFSETVRRLPRLGRLSGRASTLSLEKLLALNPDIIIDCGSADETYRSLAQRTSQQTGVPYVLVDGGLQDTPAQLRQVGQLLNVTTRAEQQAQFAESILQRANAYRVNAQAEKPRFYFARGALGLETGLRGSLHTEAVELLGFENAATAGELNTLTQVSMEHILTWNPEVIITQDVQSYQHITRSEQWQGVDAVARQRVILMSGLPFGWLDAPPGLNRLLGLCRLQSHFDPATAQQLKSDTRAFFHLFYHTDLNDAQLEQLLRVA
- a CDS encoding FecCD family ABC transporter permease, which encodes MKIHTFILLLGILLISSALLALVVGHYSLSVHEILQIIAAPQGTASIEPRKATVFWNIRVPRMLAAMLIGAGLAAAGAAYQGMFRNPLVSPDILGVSAGAGVGATFGIFLGLPMLFIQLLAFAGGLGAVTLVCLIARMAKRHDPVLALVLVGMAIGALGGAAIALIKILADPYTQLPSITFWLLGGLSATTVQDLKVAAILIVLGLMPLILLRWRMNLLSLPDEEARTLGVNIRYTRLLFILAATLITASAVSIAGIIGWIGLVVPHICRLIVGDNFNRLLPVSIAVGALLLLLTDTLARTLAAIELPLGILTSSIGAPFFLLLLLRGEKA